GAAAAGCACTCCGAGGAGGTGCCCGATGCATCATGACCTTCCCGGAGGTCGGCGCGAGGAGGCCGACCCTTCAGCAACAGGCGGAGCTGGGCTTACGGCGGAGCAACAAGCCCGGCAGATCCGTTTTCTCGAGGAGGAAGTGGCGCTCTTGCGTCGCAAACTCACCGATTCGCCGCGGCAGAACCGAGTTCTCGAACAGCGCCTCGCCGAGGCGTCCGAACGGGTGAGCCAGCTCACCGAGCGCAACACGAAACTGGTCGAGACCCTGCGCGAGGCGCGTGGTCAGCTGCTTGCCCTGCGCGAGGAGGTCGACAGACTGGCCCAGCCGCCGAGCGGCTACGGGGTCTTCGTCACCTCGTACGAGGACAACACGGTGGACGTCTTCACCGCGGGCCGCAAGATGCGGGTCTCGGTGTCGCCGGCCGTGGAGATCTCGTCGCTGCGCCGTGGTCAGGCGTTGCGTCTCAACGAGGCACTCACCGTTGTCGAAGGCGGCGATTTCGAGCGCACCGGTGAGGTGTGCGCACTGCGTGAGGTGCTCGCACCCGAGGACGAGGGCGGCATTCCCCGTGCCCTCGTGGTGGGGCACGCGGACGAGGAGCGGGTTGTCCTGCTCTCCGAACCGCTGGCCGAGCAGCCGCTCAAGCCGGGCGACTCGCTGCTCGTGGACACGAAGGTCGGGTACGCGTACGAGCGGGTGCCCAAGGCCGAGGTCGAGGACCTGGTGCTGGAGGAGGTGCCCGACGTCCGCTACGAGGACATCGGTGGCCTGAGCAGGCAGATCGAGCAGATCCGCGACGCGGTGGAGCTGCCGTTCCTGCACGCCGATCTCTACCAGGAGTACCAGCTGCGGCCGCCGAAGGGCGTGCTGCTCTACGGGCCTCCGGGCTGCGGGAAGACGCTCATCGCCAAGGCGGTGGCCAACTCCCTGGCCAAGAAGGTCGCGCAGGCACGGGGCGACAAGGCGGACGGGAAGTCCTACTTCCTGAACATCAAGGGCCCCGAGCTGCTCAACAAGTTCGTCGGCGAGACCGAGCGGTCCATCCGCCTGATCTTCCAGCGGGCTCGGGAGAAGGCCTCCGAGGGCACTCCCGTCATCGTGTTCTTCGACGAGATGGACTCCATCTTCCGCACCCGTGGCTCGGGCGTGTCCTCCGACGTGGAGACCACGATCGTGCCGCAGCTGCTGTCGGAGATCGACGGTGTGGAAGGGCTGGAGAACGTCATCGTCATCGGCGCCTCCAACCGTGAGGACATGATCGACCCGGCGATCCTGCGGCCGGGCCGGCTCGACGTGAAGATCAAGATCGAGCGTCCGGACGCCGAAGGCGCGAAGGACATCTTCTCCAAGTACCTGGCCGAAGGCCTGCCGATCCACGCCGACGACCTGGCGGAGTTCGGCGGGGACCAGAAGGCCACGTTCGACGCGATGATCCAGCACACCGTCGAGCGCATGTACGAGGAGAGCGACGAAAACCGGTTCCTCGAGGTGACCTACGCCAACGGGGACAAGGAAGTCCTGTACTTCCGCGACTTCAACTCGGGCGCGATGATCCAGAACATCGTGGACCGGGCGAAGAAGTCGGCGATCAAGTCGGTGCTGGAGACCCAGCAGCCCGGCTTGCGCGTGCAGCACCTGCTGGACGCGATCGTCGACGAGTTCGCGGAGAACGAGGACCTGCCGAACACCACGAACCCGGACGACTGGGCCCGGATCTCCGGCAAGAAGGGTGAGCGGATCGTCTACATCCGCACGCTCGTCACCGGCAAGAACCAGGACTCGGGGCGGGCGATCGACACCGCCACGAACACGGGTCAGTACCTGTAATCGGTTCGAAGCGTGGGGCCGCCGGTTCGCCGGCGGCCCCACGCTTTCTTCTCAGGCCTTCACGACACCGCGACGGGGCGCGAGTTTCCCGTGCGAGGCGAGGATTCAGAGCACCACGAGCGCGGCGCCTGCGGGTTCGTTCCAGTGCATGGGCTCGTTAAGGACGAGGACGCCGAGCACCACGCCGACCACCGGTGTGAGGTAAGTCACCGAAGATGCGTGGGTGGCGCCTCAGGGCGCTACTACGCGTGTGTTCCATACGCAGGCGATCCCCGTTGCCAGCACGCCGAGCGCGAGCATGCTGAAGACAACGGCGGCGCTGAGGCGCATCGGCTGGCTCGCCACCACCGGCGCCAGCAGTAAGAGAGCAGCACCGTCGCGAAGCCGGCCTGCCCGAACGCCACTGTGTTGTCTGCCCCGGCTCCGCCGGGGCGTGCGAGATCGCCTTTGAGCCGGCTTGCCGGCGCGATCTCGCTGATGGGTCGACTCGACAGTGTGAGTGAGGCGGTACCACCCGCGGGGCGCCGATCTGCCATTGTGAGCAATGGCGTGGTCGCGTTGAAGATACTGGCCAGACTGGACGAAATGCGACGCTCACCCTGCTCATCCGCCTGGGGTTCAGCTACTCCACGTGCGAGATCGGCTCGAAGGCGATCTCGCACGCCCTGCCGGAGGCGGGGCAGACAACACCGAACAGGAAGCTCGCGCCCCACACCACTGCCAGTGCGACGAACCGCGCACCGATACCGAGCCTCTCGGCCATGCTCCTCCTTGTCGTCACCGGTGAGTCAACGGTCCGCCACGCCGCGAGGCCAGCGGTTTTCGGCCATGTCACCGAACTCTGGTGTATAACGCCCTATACTTCCGGGCTGTGAGCACCGACGACACACCGCGCCCGCGCGCCCCGATCACCGAGGCCGACGTCCTCACCTGGCTGGAGACGACCGCGGCCGCGGTCCAGGCGGGGGAGCTGAACGCCAACGACCTCATCGACCTGCTGGGGGAGCTGCGCCGCGCCTCCGCCGCCTGCGCCGACGCGTCCGACTGGGCCTTGCTCGCCGCCCGAGAGGAAGGCGCCAGCCTCCGCCAAATCGCCCCCGTCTTCGGCAAAGGCTATGTCCGGGCACCCGCCGCGCGGCTGGAAAAACTCCACCGCCAAGCCCAGAACTCCGGACAATGGCTCGCCATCCTCCGACACAAACAAACTGTATAACGACCTATACAGATGGCCATCCTCCAAAAAATCCATGGTCGGCAGCGCATTCCACTCACCATCCAAAACCCGCACAGACAAGGACACCGAATGGAGCGCATCGCGGTCGGGCTCGCCGCTCTCGGCCGGCCCGCGTACATCAACCTGGGCCGGGAGCTGCCGGGGACGCGGGACGTGCCGGCGATGCGCGCCGCGACCCACGAGGTGCTCGACGCGGCTTACGCGGCGGGGGTGCGCTGGGTCGATGTCGCGCGTTCCTACGGGCTGGCCGAGGACTTCCTCGCGAGCTGGCTCGCGGAGACCGGCCACGCCGACGTGATGGTGTCGAGCAAGTGGGGCTACCGCTACGTCGGCGAGTGGCGGCTCGACGCGCCGGTGCACGAGGTCAAGGAGCACTCGGCGGCGCGGTTCGCCGAGCAGTGGGCCGAGACGCGGGCGTTGCTGGGCGACCACGTGAACCTGTACCAGGTGCATTCGCTCACTGTGGACAGTCCACTGTTCTCCGACGCGGCGCTGATCGACGCGCTCGCGGGGTTGTCCGATCAGGGGGTCGAGATCGGGTTCTCCACGTCCGGGCCGGCGCAGGCGGACGCCGTGCGGCGCGCGTTCGAGCTCGAAGCCGCGGGCCGGCCGGTGTTCTCGTCGGTGCAGTCCACTTGGAACGTCCTGGAGCCGTCGGTCGGCGGGGCGCTCGCCGAGGCGCACGCGGCGGGGAAACGGGTGCTGGTCAAGGAGACGCTGGCCAACGGGCGTCTGGTCGTGGAGGCGCCGGAGCCACTGAGGCGCATCGCCGCCGCGCACGGCGTGGGTCCGGACGCGGTCGCGGTGGCCGCGGTGCTGGCGAACGACTGGGTTTCGGCGGCTCTGGTGGGGCCGTCGAGCACGGTGCAGCTCGCGTCGAACCTGGCCGCCACGCGGGTTTCGCCGGTCGCGGACGAGGTGGCCGAGCTGGCGGGTCTGGCGGAGGAGCCGGAAGAGTACTGGCGGCACCGGTCCCACCTCGGGTGGGACTGAGGGGCTGCACTACCCTCGCTGCAGCGCGGGCCCGGCGGGTGGGCCGCGGTTCTCGGATCTTCCGGAGGGGCGGCAGGTGCGTCATCGGCAGGTGCTCGCGGTGGCGGCGGTCGCGCTGGCAGGGCTCACGACCGCGTGCGGCAACCGGCCCAATGACCTCGAGACGTATTACGACGACCCGACACCCGTGAGCGACGCGGCGTCGTCCGCGCCGGTGACTCCGCCGCATGTCGCGCCGCCGAGCACTTCCGCGTCGCCTTCGCCCGATCCTCGGGTCCTGGCCGCTGCGGCGGCTTCGGCGGCGTTGCTGTCCGATGAGGACGTTGCGGAGGAGGGTGTGGCGCCGGGGCCGGGCAAGGCGTCGGGGTGCCTGTCGGGGCTGGCTCAGGGGGAGCGGCGGTCGGCGAGCTGGGTGTATCCGAGTGGTTCGGGGATCACGCACGAGGTGACGGCGTACGCGGGTGGGTCGGGCGCGGATGTGGTGTCTGCCGCGGACTGTGCCGGTCAGGTGCTCGAGATTCCGCCGCAGCCGGGTGTTTCGCAGCAGCGGGCGTGGTGCGACGGGTCGACCTGCACGGTGCTGCTGGCGACGGGTGAGCTGGTGTCGGCGTTGAGTGTGGCGGCGAGCACGCCGGCGCGGGCGGCGGACGCGGCGAAGCGGTTGCTGCCGAGGATCGTGGCGAAGCTGGTTGCTCAGCCGTAGCGGCGGAACCACTCCTGGATGCCTTCGCGGCCGTCGGGGATGAAGGGGCTTTCGGGATCGTCGAC
The sequence above is a segment of the Amycolatopsis sp. 2-15 genome. Coding sequences within it:
- the arc gene encoding proteasome ATPase translates to MHHDLPGGRREEADPSATGGAGLTAEQQARQIRFLEEEVALLRRKLTDSPRQNRVLEQRLAEASERVSQLTERNTKLVETLREARGQLLALREEVDRLAQPPSGYGVFVTSYEDNTVDVFTAGRKMRVSVSPAVEISSLRRGQALRLNEALTVVEGGDFERTGEVCALREVLAPEDEGGIPRALVVGHADEERVVLLSEPLAEQPLKPGDSLLVDTKVGYAYERVPKAEVEDLVLEEVPDVRYEDIGGLSRQIEQIRDAVELPFLHADLYQEYQLRPPKGVLLYGPPGCGKTLIAKAVANSLAKKVAQARGDKADGKSYFLNIKGPELLNKFVGETERSIRLIFQRAREKASEGTPVIVFFDEMDSIFRTRGSGVSSDVETTIVPQLLSEIDGVEGLENVIVIGASNREDMIDPAILRPGRLDVKIKIERPDAEGAKDIFSKYLAEGLPIHADDLAEFGGDQKATFDAMIQHTVERMYEESDENRFLEVTYANGDKEVLYFRDFNSGAMIQNIVDRAKKSAIKSVLETQQPGLRVQHLLDAIVDEFAENEDLPNTTNPDDWARISGKKGERIVYIRTLVTGKNQDSGRAIDTATNTGQYL
- a CDS encoding aldo/keto reductase; translated protein: MERIAVGLAALGRPAYINLGRELPGTRDVPAMRAATHEVLDAAYAAGVRWVDVARSYGLAEDFLASWLAETGHADVMVSSKWGYRYVGEWRLDAPVHEVKEHSAARFAEQWAETRALLGDHVNLYQVHSLTVDSPLFSDAALIDALAGLSDQGVEIGFSTSGPAQADAVRRAFELEAAGRPVFSSVQSTWNVLEPSVGGALAEAHAAGKRVLVKETLANGRLVVEAPEPLRRIAAAHGVGPDAVAVAAVLANDWVSAALVGPSSTVQLASNLAATRVSPVADEVAELAGLAEEPEEYWRHRSHLGWD